The Myxocyprinus asiaticus isolate MX2 ecotype Aquarium Trade chromosome 31, UBuf_Myxa_2, whole genome shotgun sequence genome has a segment encoding these proteins:
- the LOC127422281 gene encoding alpha-(1,3)-fucosyltransferase 4-like, with translation MWTDVKSHRCTRKSANGPLNGAYRQKQCRVVLLSQRSYRCVFALALGCALLLFVLSLINSPLPPLDDPTHGEVTPGVTLLIWWRPFGNRDPLPDCAVSYGIQGCTITTKRSAYARADAVIIHHRDLMRNWSALPRAPRPPRQKWIWMNFESPTYSGWLHGLDGVFNLTMSYHRGSDVFLPYGYLQPRRGDGGAPQLSALHRRKRGLVAWVISNWDEHHERVRFYRNLQRYIRVDVFGRATTTRDLISDSVVRTVSRYKFYLAFENSLHTDYITEKLWRNALLSGAVPVVLGPPRENYELFLPADAFIHVKDFSGPRALASYLKHLDRNPALYQRYLSWTRHYSVHVTSFWAEHYCMACRAVQASRDQNKVVSDLALWFES, from the coding sequence ATGTGGACAGACGTAAAATCACACAGATGTACTCGAAAATCCGCGAACGGTCCACTGAACGGCGCGTACAGACAGAAACAATGTCGCGTTGTGTTACTATCTCAGAGGTCATACCGGTGTGTCTTCGCTCTGGCATTGGGGTGTGCGTTGCTGTTGTTCGTGTTAAGCCTGATTAATTCGCCCCTGCCGCCGTTGGATGATCCCACGCACGGTGAGGTGACCCCCGGTGTTACGCTCCTCATCTGGTGGAGGCCCTTCGGGAACCGGGATCCCCTGCCCGACTGCGCCGTGAGTTACGGAATCCAGGGCTGCACCATTACCACGAAGAGGAGCGCGTATGCCCGCGCGGATGCCGTGATTATACACCACCGCGATCTGATGCGAAACTGGAGCGCGCTGCCCCGAGCGCCGCGTCCTCCGCGCCAGAAGTGGATCTGGATGAACTTTGAGTCTCCGACTTACTCCGGCTGGCTACATGGGCTCGACGGAGTGTTTAACCTCACCATGTCATACCACCGAGGCTCAGACGTGTTCCTGCCCTACGGTTATCTGCAGCCCAGGAGGGGAGATGGAGGTGCCCCGCAGTTGAGCGCGCTGCACCGGCGCAAGCGCGGGCTGGTCGCATGGGTTATCAGCAACTGGGACGAGCATCACGAGAGGGTGCGGTTTTACCGGAATCTCCAGCGATATATACGTGTGGATGTGTTTGGACGTGCGACGACGACGCGAGATTTAATATCTGACAGCGTTGTGCGCACTGTATCGCGATATAAATTCTACCTCGCCTTCGAGAACTCACTGCACACAGATTACATCACGGAAAAACTGTGGAGGAATGCGCTCTTATCAGGCGCCGTGCCCGTAGTTTTGGGTCCGCCACGGGAGAATTATGAACTCTTTCTTCCCGCTGATGCCTTCATACATGTGAAAGACTTCAGCGGCCCGCGGGCTCTCGCCTCATACCTGAAACACCTGGACCGAAACCCCGCCCTCTATCAGCGCTACCTGAGTTGGACGCGTCACTACAGCGTGCATGTGACGTCATTCTGGGCGGAGCATTACTGTATGGCCTGTCGAGCTGTTCAAGCCAGCAGAGACCAAAACAAAGTAGTCAGTGATCTTGCTCTCTGGTTCGAATCTTGA
- the ankrd49 gene encoding ankyrin repeat domain-containing protein 49, which produces MEFPEGFNQLDLLESHGHMIPVGTKSGWDEDEDDEDEEESCHTEEWYQQQELKLQETPNELILWAAERNRLATVEHLIASDPTLANCRDSDGYTPLHRAAYGGHFAVVSALLDAGADLHARTTDDWTPLHSACRWGHTTVASCLLRRGADVNAMTMGRLTPLQLAAGNAAADQTIELLLAQRTLQAGLKNSAGETAFDIAHRTSAHHMLFEMAEPCNNIY; this is translated from the exons ATGGAGTTTCCAGAGGGCTTTAACCAGCTCGACCTGCTGGAGTCTCATGGCCACATGATCCCAGTGGGGACGAAGAGTGGCTGggatgaagatgaagatgatgaggatGAGGAGGAAAGCTGCCACACTGAGGAGTGGTATCAGCAGCAAGAGCTCAAATTACAAGAAACCCCCAATGAACTGATATTATGGGCTGCTGAGAGGAATAGA TTGGCCACTGTAGAACATCTAATTGCGTCGGACCCCACCCTTGCTAATTGTCGCGATAGTGACGGTTACACCCCTTTACACCGTGCTGCCTATGGTGGCCATTTTGCTGTGGTTTCAGCCCTTTTGGACGCTGGAGCAGATCTTCACGCAAGAACAACTGATGATTGGACACCTTTACATAGCGCCTGTCGCTGGGGTCACACCACAGTGGCTTCCTGTCTTTTGCGTCGGGGAGCAGATGTCAATGCCATGACAATGGGCCGACTCACACCACTGCAACTGGCGGCAGGAAATGCCGCAGCGGATCAGACGATTGAGCTATTGTTGGCACAGCGCACCCTACAGGCAGGACTGAAAAATAGTGCAGGAGAGACCGCTTTTGACATCGCACACCGCACAAGTGCACATCACATGCTGTTTGAGATGGCAGAGCCTTGTAATAACATATACTGA